TCGATTTATTAGCTGCATTTGATGATGCAATTAAAGATGGTGTTCatattatatctctttctcttggCCCTGAATCTCCTCAAGGAGATTATTTCAATGATGCAATATCTATTGGGTCATTCCATGCTGCTAGTCATGGTATTTTGGTCGTTTCTTCTGTTGGAAATGAACGAAATCAAGGTTCTGCTTCAAATCTTGCTCCGTGGATGATTACTATTGCTGCTAGTTCTACTGACAGGGATTTTACTTCTGACATTTTGCTAGGAAACGGGTCTAACTTCACGGTAGTGTAATTCAGATTTACATTTACTCGAAGAGTTATTCCTAATTTCTTACATTCTAACCAGTTCTTACTATGTTATATAGGGAGAAAGTCTAACTCTTTCAGAAATGAACACTTCCACAACACTTTTAGATGCTTCGGAAGCTAATGACGGATACTTCACTCCATACCAATCTAGGTAAAGGAAAAGAAAACAGTGGTAATTCGGCGATACTGATATTGTTTATGATGATTTTTAACTTTGTTTCTTGTTATAAatatttgcttcagtttctgtttagagagttcattgaatgGTACAACGGCTAAAGGGAAAATTCTTATATGCCGACATGCTGAAGGTTCTTCGGAGTCAAAGCTGGCAAAGAGTGTGGTGGTTAAAGAAGCTGGTGCAGTAGGAATGATTCTAATAGATGAAGAAGACAAGAGTCTAGCCATTCCATTTGTAATTCCTTCGGCTATCGTCGGAACACACATCGGAGAGAAGATACTATCATACGCAAATCATTCACGGTCCGCTTTCTCCATAAACAGACTTGTATTATCAATTACGTGACAACATCTACCAAGGCTATTTTTGTTGAATAATTCATTTTACAGGAAGCCGACTGCACGGATTTTCAGTGCAAAGACAGTATTAGGATCCCAATCATCTCCAAGAGTCACATCGTTTTCCTCGAAAGGCCCGAATGCATTGACCCCAGCAATTTTGAAGGTAAAAATCACATGAGAATCTGGACAGTGGAATAACGGGCCTACTGAATTTATAAGTAGCATCCTTTTCTCTCTGCCAATCGTTTTTTCTGTTCTgataaatttgttttcttttgtagCCTGATGTTACAGCTCCTGGATTGAATATTCTTGCTGCCTGGTCTCCAGCTAACGGAAAATTGAATTTCAACATTATTTCTGGAACTTCCATGGCTTGCCCTCATGTTACAGGCATTGCAGCTTTGGTCAAAGCTGTACATCCATCATGGTCTCCTTCTGCTATTAAATCTGCCATCATGACAACAGGTAAAACCAAACTCTATCTATTTCTCCAGCAATGAAGCAATGttcatattttttttcaaatttttccaAGAATCTGAAATTGGGATATGGAAATGCAGCGACTGTGCTGAACAAAAACAAcaagcacataacagtggatcCGTCGGGAAGGAAGGGTAACCCATTCGATTACGGTGCAGGATTTGTGGACCCTGCGAAAGTCCTGAATCCTGGCCTAGTCTATGATGCAGAACCAGTAGATTACAAAAACTTCTTGTGCTCGATTGGTTACGACGAGGAATCACTACGTGTAATCACAAAAGACAATAGCACATGCAATAAGACAAGTTTCAGCTCAGCTTCAGAACTGAATTACCCATCAATTACAGTACcaaatcttaaaacaaattaCTCGGTGAAACGAACAGTAACTAATGTGGGGAAGCCAATAAGTATTTACAAAGCAATAGTTTCTTCTCCTGTTGGAACAAAAACTACTGTTTTCCCAAGGTTTCTGATATTCAAAAGCTATGGACAGAAATTAAGTTTTACGGTGAATTTCGAAGTCATTGCTCCGACAAAAGGTTATACATTTGGGTCCTTAACATGGAGGAAGAAAAAGATTAGAGCAACTATCCCATTGATCGTACGGGTTAAATCTTCTAACACCGGGTTATTAcgttaaaacaaaggattgaagtgaaaataaaactgtaattttttccaaatttttatgTTTGTAATTCATTTTTGCTCATTGAAAATTATGTAGAAGCAATGTATATATACTAGACTAAGTAGTCTATGTTCTTTGTTtcatacattggttatgtaattgtCGAGTAGAAAATCTGCCTTCTTTCGTTGGAATTGTTTTTGTCAGTGTTAGCATATTACAGCGAAGATGAAATGGGTTATGGGTCCGACGAGATTATTGATTTCGATAAAATACAACATACAATGATCAAATAAGGACACTATATATGGGAAGAATTGACATTGGTTAGAACGGAGCACTTAAAGAATAAGAGACAAAACTTCACTGTAACAAAGACTGAAACTTTGTCTTAACCGTAAAGAGAAAACATGAATGCATCAGAAATATTACTACCACTAGATGATTGAAATTTCAGTAACTAGGTGTTCTAGTTACCACCTCCTTGTCTAGAATActagaaaaatcataaattttACTCCAGATATCTTCAACTTTAGCAGAAAATAAGGCTGCAACCCATAGAACAGCTGGGATCTGAAAAAGATTTTATAATCACGAGTTGATGATAAAAAAGCGAAAACGAAATCCTCACTTTTATAATATTGACTTTCTGTTTTCTTAAAGGCGTTGTGGTTGTGGAGGAGCACTGGAACTCATATTCATTTACTATATGGATGAATGCTGGTGCGCTCTGCAATTGTTGGTCCGCTCTGCAACTGTTGCTCCAGGCTTATGGCGCATGCAAAAATGCACAATTTCTAAAATATTTTTTGTCATGCCTTTTTATTGGATAATGTTGTGTTATGGTCCCCCATCCATAATAACCGTCGCAAAATAGTTTTAACAAACAAAACAAATGTTCAATGGACTGAACCATTACTGCTGGCTAGTGACGGTTTGGAATGTAATGTTTATATTTAACCCACAATCAGCCAGACGGGTATCCTGCTAAAGCGTGATTAGGGTGTTGATCCATCAAACTAAGAGAACCCAGAAAGACTCCATCTGGGTTGTTGAACAGGTTCGATTGTGTGGTTGATTGAACTCACTGAAAATCGTCTGTGGACTTCAGTTTGGTAAGACCATTGACGTGCTTCAGCATGAAAGAATTACAACTGGATACGGGcaacatcaacaaaaatgaaCGGAAAAGAACAGGAACCAAACAATATTCCTAGATGTAATAACTTTTTACCATTACTAAGGTCAATCGCGAGAAGCATGACCACAAGTAAACATTTTAGGGCAAGTGCTCACATACAGCAGAATAACGATGTTAAAATTAGACTTACAATACTGGTGGAGGTAGTCTATGCTGCAGTTCTGATGGACCAATAAGACCTTCTAACACAACAAGCTGGTCCAACAGTGCAAGCTTTTCATCCTCCAAACTTTTAACCTCAACTCCCACTTCTGTCAGTTCCCTTCCCAACCCGAAGCTCTCTTCCTCCAACAGTAAATACCTCCGCCTCAATGCTCGATACTCATTTCCAGATTGTGAAGAATCAGGCAAAGAATCTGACGTCGATCTCTCAGGTTGTTGTGGCGATGGGGAAACTTCCATCTTCACTTTCCTTTTACTCTTTTGCGACTTGATTGATTGTGGGAATGGGTTTTGGACCCGTCTAAGATTCTCTTCTCCTTGTTGCAATGCAAAAGCTGTCTCTAACTTGGGTTTCTTTTTACCAATTGGGTTACGTTGAGGGAATTCCTCAGGCAGCCTCCCGTTTTGCATTCTGAAGTATCTAGAAAATAGCTGTGCATGTACTGTATATGCAAGAAAAAAGTTCAGCAAGACGAAGTTGTAAAACTTGGGTAAATACTAAAGCACTGACTTAAAAGATGGTTGTCCAAAACATCACAGTTTCACGTGCGCTTGACTTTGATTATTGAGAAACACCAAAGAGCTTCCTAAGAGCTGCAGTGCATAACTAAGGATCAAAAGTGCGATATTACATGCTCTGAAACAATGTAGTAACTGTTTTTACATGCAACATAGATCGACATGGTGCTAGTGGGAGAAATTGTAAAACATTTCAGATACGAACGAATACAACCTATAAATATCCCGAAACAGCTAGCAGTACAATTTCTACAGCTGGTTACTGCTTCAAGCAAGAAACTCAGATTTATCAAGCAAGAGTTTGGATGCTTGACAAATGTTAAAGTGGCCCCAAGAGCACTTTTTCTTCCTTACGAAAAAACTAGTTAAGCAAATCCCTTCAAGGGCTAGACAGCTAGTAGCTTAAAGATGTGCATGATTTCAGGGTATTTCAAACTAAAAATAATGAAACGTTCGTAACAGACATCTAAGCCTAAAATACTTTCCAACTTCCCAGTAATTGCTTCATACTGGACC
This genomic stretch from Papaver somniferum cultivar HN1 chromosome 5, ASM357369v1, whole genome shotgun sequence harbors:
- the LOC113278040 gene encoding uncharacterized protein LOC113278040: MQNGRLPEEFPQRNPIGKKKPKLETAFALQQGEENLRRVQNPFPQSIKSQKSKRKVKMEVSPSPQQPERSTSDSLPDSSQSGNEYRALRRRYLLLEEESFGLGRELTEVGVEVKSLEDEKLALLDQLVVLEGLIGPSELQHRLPPPVL
- the LOC113283430 gene encoding cucumisin-like, with the translated sequence MDTMNYRRIYIHLFLFIGFAEIKYCFASKLCVVYMGSKTNEETPEDILKQNHQLLAQIHGGSHEEAQASHVYSYVHGFKGFAAKLTEEKASEIARMPGVVSVFRNTKRILHTTHSWDYMGILDDESMEIPGYSTKNQENIIIGFIDTGIWPESPSFSDHCMPPVPRTWKGKCQADEGFNSSFCNRKVIGARYYQTGVESNEDPMKKNYNSPRDSSGHGSHTASTAAGRYVENVNYKGSLAQGGARGGAPMARIAVYKTCWDSGCYDIDLLAAFDDAIKDGVHIISLSLGPESPQGDYFNDAISIGSFHAASHGILVVSSVGNERNQGSASNLAPWMITIAASSTDRDFTSDILLGNGSNFTGESLTLSEMNTSTTLLDASEANDGYFTPYQSSFCLESSLNGTTAKGKILICRHAEGSSESKLAKSVVVKEAGAVGMILIDEEDKSLAIPFVIPSAIVGTHIGEKILSYANHSRKPTARIFSAKTVLGSQSSPRVTSFSSKGPNALTPAILKPDVTAPGLNILAAWSPANGKLNFNIISGTSMACPHVTGIAALVKAVHPSWSPSAIKSAIMTTATVLNKNNKHITVDPSGRKGNPFDYGAGFVDPAKVLNPGLVYDAEPVDYKNFLCSIGYDEESLRVITKDNSTCNKTSFSSASELNYPSITVPNLKTNYSVKRTVTNVGKPISIYKAIVSSPVGTKTTVFPRFLIFKSYGQKLSFTVNFEVIAPTKGYTFGSLTWRKKKIRATIPLIVRVKSSNTGLLR